From Micromonospora nigra, one genomic window encodes:
- a CDS encoding tyrosine-type recombinase/integrase — translation MGHIIKTPAGTYRANWRDPSGRQKAKTFRTRKEAAAYLAATETTVSQGTYVDPAAGKTRFGMYAERWLSSRSVEATTLAGWTSRLRARLLPQWGTWPVARIDHLAVQEWVTRLGRELSPATVASCHSLLSSILASAVRSRLIAFNPCEGVRLPAQRKRAGGQLMLTLDQVTELLLPSVPAWHRPVVAAAAGAGLRWGECLGLRWTDIDLPDDDDQDATLTVRRVVIEVNGHPADKPYPKTAQSRRTVPVPPFLRAELGRHHAQTNPDVADRVFTNQAGDPMLRSNFRRQVWRPSLVRAGLLGSVTEAGPHRFRATWHDSERAEWSAEFTTHQDAVAHVAVKAAGGLRFHDLRHGYATWLISSGVPVNVVQAVMGHEQASTTLNRYTHTPADFHRLVRGVFAAPADDLLTANEGGRSNGDDGEEEVAP, via the coding sequence ATGGGACACATCATCAAGACCCCCGCCGGCACCTACCGCGCCAACTGGCGCGATCCGTCCGGCCGCCAGAAAGCGAAGACCTTCCGCACCCGCAAGGAAGCCGCCGCGTACCTAGCAGCCACGGAAACGACCGTGAGCCAGGGAACCTACGTCGACCCCGCCGCCGGCAAGACCCGGTTCGGCATGTACGCCGAGCGCTGGCTTTCCTCGCGGTCGGTGGAGGCAACCACGCTGGCCGGCTGGACGTCGCGCCTACGCGCGCGGTTGCTGCCGCAGTGGGGTACCTGGCCGGTTGCCCGCATTGACCATCTGGCCGTACAGGAGTGGGTGACCCGTCTCGGCCGAGAGTTGTCGCCGGCTACCGTCGCCTCGTGTCACTCACTTCTGTCGTCCATCCTCGCGTCGGCGGTGCGTAGCCGGCTGATTGCGTTCAACCCGTGCGAGGGTGTGCGCCTGCCGGCACAACGCAAGCGGGCGGGTGGGCAACTCATGCTGACGCTCGACCAGGTGACGGAGCTACTCCTACCGAGTGTCCCGGCGTGGCATCGTCCCGTCGTCGCGGCGGCGGCCGGGGCGGGGCTGCGGTGGGGCGAGTGCCTCGGGCTGCGGTGGACCGACATCGACTTGCCGGACGATGACGACCAGGACGCCACGCTCACCGTGCGGCGAGTGGTGATCGAGGTCAACGGGCACCCGGCCGACAAGCCGTACCCGAAGACGGCGCAGAGCCGGCGCACCGTTCCCGTACCGCCGTTCCTGCGCGCCGAGCTGGGTCGCCACCATGCCCAGACGAACCCCGACGTTGCCGATCGGGTCTTTACCAATCAGGCAGGAGATCCGATGCTACGGAGCAACTTCCGGCGCCAGGTGTGGCGACCCTCGCTTGTGCGCGCCGGGTTGCTCGGCAGCGTCACGGAGGCCGGACCGCACCGATTCCGGGCGACCTGGCACGACAGCGAACGCGCGGAGTGGTCGGCGGAGTTCACCACGCACCAGGACGCGGTGGCGCACGTCGCGGTCAAGGCGGCCGGCGGGCTGCGGTTTCACGACCTGCGGCACGGGTACGCCACCTGGCTCATCTCCAGCGGAGTACCGGTCAACGTCGTCCAGGCGGTCATGGGGCACGAACAGGCGTCGACCACGCTCAACCGCTACACGCACACGCCGGCCGACTTTCATCGGCTTGTCCGAGGGGTTTTCGCGGCCCCTGCTGACGACTTGCTGACTGCCAACGAGGGTGGTCGATCAAATGGAGACGACGGAGAGGAAGAAGTGGCCCCGTGA
- a CDS encoding DLW-39 family protein, producing the protein MFKKLLILVGVVGVAAVVAKKIKESNDERALWHEATTAPDLR; encoded by the coding sequence ATGTTCAAGAAGCTGCTGATTCTGGTCGGCGTCGTCGGTGTGGCCGCTGTGGTGGCGAAGAAGATCAAGGAAAGCAACGATGAGCGCGCCCTGTGGCACGAGGCGACCACCGCCCCCGACCTGCGCTGA
- a CDS encoding MFS transporter yields MRTYGELFRIPDFRSLLAASAVQIAATMASGLALSTLVYAATGSPLLAALALFGSSFAQVVGATTLLSAADRLPPRTALVAVALLFAVGTLSLAAPRMPLLAMFLIIFSLGLVNSVTGGVRWGLLGEIVPDDAYILARSVFNMLVGVMQIIGYALGGALIAVLSPRQALLVSAGLYLVGAAIVRFGLTARAPRATGRPSVRETWRVNRQLWSLPARRHIYLALWVPNGLIVGCQALYVPYAPASAGVLFMATALGMLAGDTIVGRFVPRRLRSRLVTPLRLLLAAPILLFVLPLPVPVAALLLAVAAAGFSAGLLLQDLLIALIPDDMRGQALGLHTSGLLTMQAVGATIAGLVAQFMPIGAAMSVMAIASLLVTLVLTPALRQAVTASRVERVAA; encoded by the coding sequence ATGCGTACGTATGGTGAGTTGTTCCGGATCCCGGATTTCCGGTCGCTCCTCGCGGCCAGCGCCGTGCAGATCGCTGCGACGATGGCCAGCGGACTAGCGCTCAGCACGCTGGTCTATGCGGCGACTGGCTCGCCATTGCTGGCCGCTCTGGCTCTGTTCGGCTCCTCCTTCGCCCAGGTGGTAGGCGCCACCACCTTGCTCTCCGCAGCAGACCGACTACCGCCACGGACCGCGCTGGTCGCGGTTGCGCTTCTGTTCGCGGTGGGCACGCTCAGCTTGGCCGCACCACGAATGCCGCTCCTGGCGATGTTCCTGATCATCTTCAGTCTCGGCCTGGTCAACTCGGTAACCGGCGGGGTGCGCTGGGGCCTGCTGGGGGAGATCGTGCCGGACGATGCCTACATCCTCGCCCGCTCCGTCTTCAACATGCTGGTCGGGGTTATGCAGATCATCGGGTACGCCCTCGGCGGCGCCCTGATCGCTGTCCTGTCGCCCCGGCAGGCGTTGCTGGTGAGCGCCGGTCTCTACCTCGTCGGAGCGGCTATCGTGCGGTTCGGTCTGACCGCCCGCGCACCGCGTGCCACCGGACGACCGTCAGTTCGCGAAACCTGGCGGGTCAACCGCCAACTGTGGTCCTTGCCCGCCCGTCGCCACATCTACCTCGCGCTCTGGGTCCCGAACGGGCTGATCGTGGGGTGCCAGGCACTCTATGTGCCGTACGCACCGGCGTCTGCCGGTGTGCTGTTCATGGCCACGGCGCTGGGGATGCTGGCCGGCGACACCATCGTGGGCCGCTTCGTGCCCAGACGGCTACGGTCACGTCTGGTCACCCCGCTGCGCCTGCTCCTGGCGGCTCCGATTCTCCTCTTCGTGCTTCCTCTGCCGGTGCCAGTCGCGGCGCTCCTCCTGGCGGTTGCCGCCGCGGGGTTCAGCGCGGGGTTGCTGTTGCAGGACCTCCTCATCGCGCTCATCCCGGACGACATGCGGGGCCAGGCGCTCGGGTTGCACACGTCCGGTTTGCTCACCATGCAGGCGGTAGGTGCAACGATCGCTGGTCTTGTTGCACAGTTCATGCCGATAGGTGCGGCGATGAGTGTCATGGCGATCGCGTCGCTGCTGGTGACGCTCGTTCTCACGCCGGCGTTGCGGCAAGCGGTGACTGCATCGAGGGTCGAGAGGGTCGCCGCCTGA
- a CDS encoding helix-turn-helix domain-containing protein has protein sequence MSTVIPFPQRPADTTQTGDDGTCTGRTAPVVRAVYTVAETAEILSLSLGSTYALVRSGEIPAMKLGGRWLIPKRRLHQWLDDLPDTLADDTAGGRRRHRHQRDA, from the coding sequence GTGAGTACGGTCATCCCGTTCCCCCAACGCCCCGCCGACACCACCCAGACCGGCGATGACGGCACCTGCACCGGCCGGACCGCACCAGTCGTCCGCGCCGTCTACACCGTCGCTGAGACAGCCGAAATCCTTTCCCTGTCTCTTGGCTCCACCTACGCCCTCGTGCGCTCCGGCGAGATCCCGGCCATGAAGCTTGGCGGGCGGTGGCTCATCCCCAAGCGCCGACTTCACCAGTGGCTTGACGACCTACCCGACACCCTCGCCGACGACACGGCCGGCGGGCGTCGTCGGCACCGCCACCAGCGCGACGCCTGA
- a CDS encoding LLM class flavin-dependent oxidoreductase, protein MKSGRGSSPIRALSRRSLRGEPWYDSLTTLTAVAAVTKRIRFGTLVASPNIRHPVLMAKQVMTLDEISGGRLVLGIGAGAADGADTRVMGVADGVRRGDRFEEFVTLTDSLLRQSRTTFHGAYYQAVEADMVPGCVQRPRVPFALAASGPRGFRLAARFAETWVTIGDTGRPGERSEADGWEMLRRQVGQLTAACEQAGRDPKRIGRLVNVSRAVPDPYGSVERFVDVVGRCHELGFTEVVVNHPRRSGIFHGDPDMFAHAVRQALAVFGRGGS, encoded by the coding sequence GTGAAGTCCGGCCGCGGATCCTCCCCCATCCGCGCTCTGAGTCGGCGGTCTCTACGGGGAGAGCCATGGTACGACTCCCTGACCACGCTGACCGCGGTCGCGGCCGTAACGAAGCGGATCAGGTTCGGCACGCTCGTCGCGTCGCCGAACATCCGTCACCCGGTGCTCATGGCCAAGCAGGTGATGACCCTGGACGAGATCTCCGGTGGACGGCTCGTCCTGGGCATCGGGGCCGGAGCGGCGGACGGTGCGGACACGCGGGTGATGGGCGTGGCCGACGGCGTACGCCGCGGCGACCGGTTCGAGGAGTTCGTGACGCTCACCGACTCGCTGCTGCGTCAATCGCGCACCACCTTCCACGGGGCCTACTACCAGGCGGTGGAGGCGGACATGGTGCCGGGTTGCGTGCAACGTCCGCGGGTCCCGTTCGCGCTCGCGGCCAGTGGACCGCGGGGCTTCCGCCTGGCCGCCAGGTTCGCCGAGACCTGGGTGACGATCGGGGACACTGGTCGACCGGGTGAGCGGTCCGAGGCGGACGGGTGGGAGATGCTCCGGCGTCAGGTCGGGCAGCTGACCGCCGCGTGTGAGCAGGCCGGGCGCGATCCGAAGCGGATCGGCAGACTTGTCAACGTGAGCAGGGCGGTGCCGGATCCGTACGGGTCGGTCGAGCGTTTCGTCGACGTGGTAGGTCGCTGCCATGAACTGGGTTTCACTGAAGTCGTGGTCAATCATCCCCGCCGGTCCGGGATCTTCCACGGCGACCCGGACATGTTCGCGCACGCGGTACGGCAGGCGCTGGCCGTCTTCGGCCGGGGCGGCTCGTAG
- a CDS encoding ArsR/SmtB family transcription factor: protein MGVWQIGTDTLAQSRFTVSALAETIANLHILDGRAAAPGRRAHSRAQIAAYRERLAADPVVALFVRNVVKANWMPDFMSPPPSPEDRTFHDELRSVRQTPAVVALAEVATALGGSVPPALAVPDLPDRVADLTQWVWSHTVRPYWPSRRRIFEADIVSRTQQISVGGWATALSGMRQGMRWLGDGRLQINTYEHPPRDLADAQLLFIPTTAQRGWVAWDQPHRYAVVYPCAGLFAEAGQTMAPRALGALLGPVRAGLLNQLDTPKSTTQLVALSGYGLGTVGRHLKILLDARLVHRRRSGRSVLYYRTSTGDQLVRVQTETDPSSGRRSDH, encoded by the coding sequence ATGGGTGTGTGGCAGATCGGTACGGACACCCTGGCGCAGAGCCGGTTCACCGTGTCCGCCCTCGCCGAGACCATCGCGAACCTCCATATCCTGGACGGGCGGGCGGCGGCCCCCGGACGACGGGCTCACTCCCGTGCCCAGATCGCCGCCTACCGAGAACGGCTCGCCGCTGATCCGGTGGTCGCCCTGTTTGTTCGGAACGTAGTCAAGGCGAACTGGATGCCTGACTTCATGAGCCCGCCGCCGAGCCCGGAGGATCGGACCTTCCACGACGAGCTCCGATCGGTTCGCCAGACGCCCGCCGTGGTCGCCCTCGCCGAAGTGGCTACTGCGTTGGGCGGCTCGGTCCCTCCGGCGCTGGCCGTACCGGACCTGCCGGACCGGGTCGCCGACCTGACCCAGTGGGTGTGGAGCCACACCGTCCGGCCATACTGGCCGAGCCGACGGCGGATCTTCGAGGCCGACATCGTGTCCCGAACCCAACAGATCAGCGTTGGAGGTTGGGCCACCGCCCTGAGCGGCATGCGGCAGGGAATGCGCTGGCTGGGCGACGGACGACTACAGATCAACACGTACGAGCACCCGCCACGCGACCTCGCCGACGCGCAGCTGCTGTTCATACCGACCACGGCACAGCGCGGCTGGGTGGCTTGGGACCAGCCGCACCGGTACGCGGTGGTGTACCCCTGCGCCGGTCTGTTCGCCGAAGCCGGACAGACCATGGCGCCCCGCGCACTCGGTGCGCTCCTCGGCCCGGTCCGGGCCGGTCTGCTCAACCAGTTGGACACACCGAAGAGCACCACCCAGCTCGTCGCCCTGAGCGGCTATGGACTGGGTACGGTGGGCCGCCACCTCAAGATCCTGCTCGACGCGCGGCTGGTCCACCGTCGCCGCTCCGGGCGGTCCGTCCTCTACTACCGGACCTCCACCGGCGACCAGCTCGTCCGTGTCCAGACGGAAACGGACCCGTCCTCGGGCAGACGTTCCGACCACTGA
- the gyrB gene encoding DNA topoisomerase (ATP-hydrolyzing) subunit B, whose product MAAQDNQEYGAESITVLEGLEAVRKRPGMYIGSTGERGLHHLVWEVVDNAVDEAMAGHCDTIDVVLLADGGVRVTDNGRGFPVDLHPKLKKPGVEVALTVLHAGGKFDGKAYAVSGGLHGVGVSVVNALSTRMAVEIHKSGSVWRQQYHQSKPTPLEKGEATDRTGSAVSFWPDPDVFETVDFDFQTIYRRLQEMAFLTRGLTIHLLDERVPEGEEGKLREVTFHYEGGIADFVRHLNASKTPMHKTVVEFGAEEEGMSLEIAMQWNESYGESVYTFANNINTHEGGTHEEGFRAALTSVVNRYGAEKKLLKGDEKLSGEDIREGLAAIISVKLTNPQFEGQTKTKLGNTPVKSFVQRVCNDRLVDWLDRNPAEAKIIISKASQAARARIAAQQARKLARRKSLLESGSMPGKLADCQSTDPRESEVFIVEGDSAGGSAKQGRDPRTQAILPIRGKILNVEKARIDRVLKNNEVQALITALGTGIHDDFDIEKLRYHKIVLMADADVDGQHIQTLLLTLLFRFMRPLVELGHVYLAAPPLYKIKWNRKGDDAQYAYSDRERDGLIALRQQKKPNAKPDDIQRFKGLGEMNYPELWETTMNPATRTLRQVTLDDAATADELFSVLMGEDVEARRSFIQRNAKDVRFLDI is encoded by the coding sequence TCGAGGGTCTGGAGGCGGTCCGCAAGCGGCCCGGGATGTACATCGGATCGACCGGCGAGCGCGGTCTGCACCACCTCGTGTGGGAGGTCGTCGACAACGCGGTCGACGAGGCGATGGCAGGGCACTGCGACACCATCGACGTGGTGCTGCTCGCCGACGGCGGCGTCCGGGTCACCGACAACGGCCGTGGCTTCCCGGTCGACCTGCACCCCAAGCTCAAGAAGCCGGGTGTCGAGGTCGCGCTCACCGTGCTGCACGCGGGCGGCAAGTTCGACGGCAAGGCGTACGCGGTCTCCGGAGGTCTGCACGGCGTTGGTGTCTCGGTGGTGAACGCCCTCTCCACCAGGATGGCCGTGGAGATCCACAAGTCCGGCTCCGTCTGGCGGCAGCAGTACCACCAGTCCAAGCCGACCCCGCTGGAGAAGGGCGAGGCGACCGACCGGACGGGCTCGGCGGTCTCCTTCTGGCCGGACCCGGACGTGTTCGAGACGGTCGACTTCGACTTCCAGACCATCTACCGGCGACTCCAGGAGATGGCCTTCCTGACCCGTGGCCTCACCATCCACCTGCTCGACGAGCGGGTGCCGGAGGGTGAGGAGGGCAAGCTCCGCGAGGTGACCTTCCACTACGAGGGCGGCATCGCCGACTTCGTCCGGCACCTCAACGCCTCGAAGACCCCGATGCACAAGACGGTGGTCGAGTTCGGGGCCGAGGAGGAGGGCATGTCGCTCGAGATCGCCATGCAGTGGAACGAGTCGTACGGCGAGTCGGTCTACACCTTCGCCAACAACATCAACACGCACGAGGGTGGCACCCACGAGGAGGGCTTCCGGGCCGCGCTGACCAGCGTGGTCAACCGCTACGGCGCGGAGAAGAAGCTGCTCAAGGGCGACGAGAAGCTCTCCGGCGAAGACATCCGTGAGGGCTTGGCCGCGATCATCTCGGTCAAGCTGACCAACCCGCAGTTCGAGGGCCAGACCAAGACCAAGCTGGGCAACACCCCGGTCAAGAGCTTCGTGCAGCGGGTCTGCAACGACCGGCTGGTCGACTGGCTGGACCGCAACCCGGCCGAGGCGAAGATCATTATCAGCAAGGCGTCCCAGGCCGCCCGCGCCCGGATCGCCGCCCAGCAGGCACGCAAGCTGGCCCGGCGCAAGTCGCTGCTGGAGTCCGGCTCGATGCCGGGCAAGCTGGCCGACTGCCAGTCCACCGACCCGCGCGAGTCCGAGGTCTTCATCGTCGAGGGCGACTCGGCCGGCGGCTCGGCCAAGCAGGGGCGTGACCCGCGTACCCAGGCGATCCTGCCCATCCGCGGCAAGATCCTCAACGTGGAGAAGGCCCGGATCGACCGGGTGCTGAAGAACAACGAGGTCCAGGCGCTGATCACCGCGCTGGGCACCGGCATCCACGACGACTTCGACATCGAGAAGCTGCGCTACCACAAGATCGTGCTGATGGCCGACGCCGACGTCGACGGTCAACACATCCAGACGCTGCTGCTCACCCTGCTGTTCCGCTTCATGCGGCCGCTGGTCGAACTGGGGCACGTCTACCTGGCCGCCCCGCCCCTCTACAAGATCAAGTGGAACCGGAAGGGCGACGACGCCCAGTACGCGTACTCCGACCGGGAGCGCGACGGACTCATCGCGCTGCGTCAGCAGAAGAAGCCCAACGCCAAGCCGGACGACATCCAGCGGTTCAAGGGTCTCGGCGAGATGAACTACCCCGAGTTGTGGGAGACCACGATGAATCCGGCCACCCGGACGCTGCGCCAGGTCACCCTCGACGACGCCGCCACCGCCGACGAGCTGTTCAGCGTACTCATGGGTGAGGACGTCGAGGCGCGTCGCTCGTTCATCCAGCGCAACGCCAAGGACGTCCGCTTCCTGGACATCTGA
- a CDS encoding DUF3566 domain-containing protein, whose protein sequence is MTETQAKSGNTGTSANPVDEEAAKSGQPATGRAAVGRATVPADAPAPKFTRAPGMAPPPEKPDDAEPESTPEKTGKDTPAVGATGGGTASGAASTSTQPITTRPGQSSAAAGSRPSVGATGTQSRLGATGTQPKVTGGKQQPEGTRVAGTARPVNGGGLPPGIGGAAAVGAARVGEAVRAARTSVSSAASRGPRRARLNLKRIDPWSVMKFAFAVSVVLFIVVVVATSVLYLALDAMGVFTSVNDSLTDLVNAGGGQGASGFRITAKGVILSSALIGLVNVVLFTALATLGAFVYNVCADLVGGIELTLAERD, encoded by the coding sequence ATGACGGAGACACAGGCGAAGTCGGGGAACACGGGGACCTCGGCCAACCCGGTCGACGAGGAGGCCGCGAAGAGCGGCCAGCCAGCGACCGGCCGCGCGGCCGTGGGCCGGGCGACGGTCCCCGCCGACGCGCCTGCCCCGAAATTCACCCGGGCTCCCGGGATGGCACCGCCGCCGGAGAAGCCCGACGACGCCGAGCCGGAGAGCACGCCGGAGAAGACCGGGAAGGACACCCCCGCCGTCGGTGCCACCGGCGGTGGGACGGCGAGCGGCGCCGCGTCGACATCGACCCAGCCGATCACCACCCGGCCCGGTCAGTCGTCCGCCGCGGCGGGCAGTCGGCCGAGCGTCGGTGCCACCGGCACCCAGTCGCGGTTGGGTGCCACCGGCACCCAACCGAAGGTCACCGGCGGCAAGCAGCAACCCGAGGGCACCCGGGTGGCCGGCACCGCCCGACCCGTCAACGGAGGTGGACTGCCGCCGGGCATCGGCGGCGCGGCCGCCGTCGGGGCCGCTCGGGTGGGCGAGGCGGTACGCGCCGCGCGTACCTCGGTCAGCTCCGCCGCGTCGCGCGGGCCGCGCCGGGCCCGGCTGAACCTCAAGCGGATCGACCCCTGGTCGGTGATGAAGTTCGCCTTCGCCGTGTCGGTGGTGCTGTTCATCGTCGTGGTGGTCGCCACCTCGGTGCTCTACCTGGCGCTCGACGCGATGGGCGTGTTCACCAGCGTGAACGACAGCCTCACCGACCTGGTGAACGCGGGTGGCGGGCAGGGGGCGAGCGGCTTCCGGATCACCGCCAAGGGCGTGATCCTCAGTTCGGCGCTGATCGGCCTGGTGAACGTCGTGCTGTTCACGGCGCTCGCCACGCTGGGGGCGTTCGTGTACAACGTCTGCGCCGACCTGGTCGGCGGGATCGAGCTGACCCTCGCCGAGCGCGACTGA
- the gyrA gene encoding DNA gyrase subunit A, whose product MTDIPESTPNEPEAPEVVGAVVAHDRIEPVGLEVEMQRSYLDYAMSVIVGRALPDVRDGLKPVHRKILYAMFDSGYRPDRGYVKCSRVVGDVMGQFHPHGDSAIYDALVRMAQPWSLRYPLVDGNGNFGSPGNDPAAAMRYTECKLDPLAMEMLRDIDEDTVDLQDNYDGRAKEPTILPSRIPNLLINGSEGIAVGMATKIPPHNLREIGAAVQWCLEHPEADEATTLEALLEIVKGPDFPTHGLIVGQQAIQDAYRTGRGSIRMRAVVEVEEDKRGRPALVVSELPYQVNPDNLAERIAELIKEGKLAGIADIRDESSGRTGMRIVLVLKRDAVAKVVLNNLYKHTQLQETFGANMLALVDGVPRTLNLAQFIRYYVEHQIEVIRRRTAFRLRKAEERAHILRGLAKALDALDEVIALIRRSPTVDDARQGLIRLLEIDEIQATAILDMQLRRLAALERQRILDDLAKLEVEIADLKDILAKPERQRQIVSEELGEIVAKWGDDRRTKIIPFDGEVSMEDLIAREDVVVTITRTGYAKRTKVDQYRSQRRGGKGVSGATLRQDDIVSHFFVCSTHDWMLFFTNKGRVYRAKAYELPEASRVAKGQHVANLLAFQPDEQIAQIIEIPHYQVAPYLVLATKNGLVKKTRLEEFDSNRSGGIIAINLRDEDELVGAALVAPENDLLLVSKNAQAIRFNASDEALRPMGRATSGVIGMRFSEEDVLLAMEVVREGLDVLVATNGGYAKRTPIEEYPVQGRGGKGVLTAKITERRGGLVGAVVIDPDDELFAITSNGGVIRTPVKPVRRTRDRNTMGVKLMDLPDGVTIVAIARNADEPDEQD is encoded by the coding sequence GTGACCGATATCCCCGAGTCCACACCCAACGAGCCCGAGGCCCCCGAGGTCGTCGGTGCGGTCGTCGCGCACGACCGCATCGAGCCGGTCGGGCTCGAGGTGGAGATGCAGCGCTCCTACCTCGACTACGCGATGAGCGTCATCGTGGGACGGGCACTGCCGGACGTCCGGGACGGGCTCAAGCCGGTCCACCGCAAGATCCTCTACGCCATGTTCGACTCGGGGTACCGGCCCGACCGCGGCTACGTGAAGTGCTCCCGCGTCGTCGGCGACGTGATGGGCCAGTTCCACCCGCACGGCGACTCGGCCATCTACGACGCCCTGGTCCGGATGGCGCAGCCCTGGTCGCTGCGCTACCCGCTCGTCGACGGCAACGGCAACTTCGGCTCGCCCGGCAATGATCCTGCCGCCGCCATGCGCTACACCGAGTGCAAGCTCGACCCGCTGGCGATGGAGATGCTGCGAGACATCGACGAGGACACCGTCGACCTGCAGGACAACTACGACGGCCGGGCCAAGGAGCCCACCATCCTGCCGTCGCGGATCCCCAACCTGCTGATCAACGGCTCGGAGGGCATCGCGGTCGGCATGGCCACCAAGATCCCTCCGCACAACCTGCGCGAGATCGGCGCGGCGGTGCAGTGGTGCCTGGAGCACCCGGAGGCCGACGAGGCCACCACCCTCGAAGCGCTGCTGGAGATCGTCAAGGGCCCGGACTTCCCGACGCACGGCCTGATCGTCGGGCAGCAGGCCATCCAGGACGCGTACCGCACCGGGCGGGGCTCGATCCGGATGCGTGCCGTGGTGGAGGTCGAGGAGGACAAGCGGGGCCGGCCGGCGCTGGTGGTCAGCGAGCTGCCCTACCAGGTCAACCCGGACAACCTGGCCGAACGCATCGCCGAGCTGATCAAGGAGGGCAAGCTCGCCGGGATCGCCGACATCCGCGACGAGTCCTCCGGGCGTACCGGCATGCGGATCGTGCTCGTGCTCAAGCGCGACGCGGTGGCCAAGGTCGTGCTGAACAACCTCTACAAGCACACCCAGCTCCAGGAGACGTTCGGCGCCAACATGCTGGCGCTGGTCGACGGGGTGCCGCGCACGCTGAACCTGGCGCAGTTCATCCGCTACTACGTCGAGCACCAGATCGAGGTGATCCGCCGGCGGACGGCGTTCCGGCTGCGCAAGGCGGAGGAGCGCGCGCACATCCTGCGTGGCCTGGCCAAGGCGCTGGACGCCCTCGACGAGGTGATCGCCCTCATCCGGCGTTCGCCGACGGTGGACGACGCCCGGCAGGGGCTGATCCGGCTGCTGGAGATCGACGAGATCCAGGCGACCGCGATCCTGGACATGCAGCTGCGTCGTCTCGCCGCGTTGGAGCGGCAGCGGATCCTCGACGACCTGGCGAAGCTGGAGGTGGAGATCGCCGACCTGAAGGACATCCTGGCCAAGCCGGAGCGGCAGCGGCAGATCGTCTCGGAGGAACTCGGTGAGATCGTCGCGAAGTGGGGCGACGACCGGCGCACCAAGATCATCCCGTTCGACGGTGAGGTCTCGATGGAGGACCTCATCGCCCGCGAGGACGTGGTGGTGACGATCACACGCACCGGGTACGCGAAGCGGACGAAGGTGGACCAATATCGTTCGCAGCGCCGAGGCGGCAAGGGTGTCAGCGGTGCCACCCTGCGACAGGACGACATCGTCAGCCACTTCTTCGTCTGCTCGACCCATGACTGGATGCTGTTCTTCACCAACAAGGGGCGGGTGTACCGGGCCAAGGCGTACGAGCTGCCGGAGGCCAGTAGGGTGGCCAAGGGGCAGCACGTCGCGAACCTGCTGGCCTTCCAACCCGACGAACAGATCGCCCAGATCATTGAGATCCCCCACTACCAGGTGGCGCCCTACCTGGTGCTTGCCACGAAGAACGGTCTGGTGAAGAAGACGCGACTCGAGGAGTTCGACTCCAACCGTTCCGGCGGCATCATCGCGATCAACCTGCGCGATGAGGACGAGCTGGTCGGTGCTGCCCTGGTCGCGCCGGAGAACGACCTGCTGCTGGTCTCCAAGAACGCGCAGGCGATCCGGTTCAACGCCAGCGACGAGGCGCTGCGGCCGATGGGACGGGCGACGTCGGGCGTGATCGGGATGCGGTTCAGCGAGGAAGACGTGCTGTTGGCGATGGAGGTGGTCCGGGAGGGGCTGGACGTCCTGGTGGCCACCAACGGCGGATACGCAAAACGTACCCCGATCGAGGAATACCCGGTGCAGGGCCGGGGAGGGAAGGGTGTGCTGACTGCGAAGATCACCGAGCGGCGCGGTGGTCTGGTCGGTGCCGTGGTGATCGACCCGGACGACGAGCTGTTCGCGATCACCAGCAACGGTGGTGTCATCCGGACTCCGGTGAAGCCTGTACGCCGCACGCGTGACCGGAACACAATGGGAGTCAAGCTGATGGACCTCCCGGACGGCGTGACTATCGTGGCGATTGCTCGCAATGCCGACGAGCCTGACGAACAGGACTAG